A stretch of DNA from Agrobacterium cucumeris:
AGCAGGGCAAGCCGCTGGCGCAATCCGGTACCGAAATCATGGGCGCCGCTGATACCATCGACTGGTTCGCCGAAGAAGCCCGCCGCACCTATGGCCAGGTCATTCCCGCGCGTGCGGCCGGCGTTTCGCAGCTTGCCATCAAGCTGCCGGTCGGTCCCGTTGCAGCGTTTACGCCGTGGAACTTCCCGATCAACCAGATCGTCCGCAAGCTTTCCGCAGCGCTCGCCACCGGCTGCTCCATCATCGTCAAGGCGCCGGAGGAAACCCCGGCATCGCCGGCGGAACTCATCCGCGCTTTCGTGGATGCCGGCGTACCGGCGGGCGTTATCGGTCTCGTTTACGGCGTCCCATCAGAGATTTCGGAATATCTGATCCCGCATCCGATCATCCGCAAGATTTCCTTCACCGGCTCCACTCCGATCGGCAAGCACCTCGCGGCGCTGGCCGGCAAGCACATGAAGCGCGCCACGATGGAACTCGGCGGCCATGCGCCGGTGATGATCTTCAACGACGCCGATATCGAAAAGGCGATTGAGGTGACTTCGCTTTCGAAGTTCCGCAATGCCGGACAGGTCTGCGTGGCCCCCACCCGCTTCCTCGTGCAGGACGGCGTTGCGGACCGTTTCCTTGAAGGTTTCGTGGAAGCCGCCAAGGCGGTCAAGGTCGGCAATGGTCTGGAAGACGGCGTCATCATGGGTCCGCTCGCCAATGAGCGGCGTATTCCGGCGCTGGAAGGCCTCATCAGCGACGCGGTTTCCCATGGCGGCGAATTGAAGACCGGCGGCCGCCGCATCGGTAACAAGGGCAACTTCTTCGAACCGACGGTTCTCGCCAACGTGCCGACCAGCGCCAAGATCATGAATGACGAGCCCTTCGGCCCGGTCGCAATCATCAACCGCTTCTCGAGCTTCGACGATGCGGTTGCCGAAGCCAACCGCCTGCCCTTTGGTCTTGCATCTTATGCCTTCACCGGTTCGGTCAAGACCGCACATGCGCTCGGTCACCAGGTTGAAGCCGGCATGCTGACCATCAACCATAATGGCTTGGCGCTTCCCGAAGTCCCCTTCGGCGGCATCAAGGATTCCGGTTACGGTACCGAAGGCGGCTCGGAAGCCGTTCAGGCCTATCTGGAGACCCGCTTCATCAGCCAGATGAGCTGATTTGCGCAAAATCTCTTCTCCCCGCCGGGGAGAAGATGGCCTGAAGGGTCAGATGAAGGGCAAGCTCTCCGCATATCTTTGCCGTTGCCCCCTCATCCCGCTGCCGCGACCTTCTCCCCCTCGGGGAGAAGGCGAAAGTCGCGGTCGCTCGATAGATTCTCAACCCCGAGAGTTGCCATAGCTTGCCTCCAGCCTCATCCTGCCTTAAAAGAACAAAAAGTGAACTTTGAGGGCGATATGAGCGACACGGCGGCACCGGCGTTGAAGGAAATCTTCAACCGCGAAAAATTGCGGCATATTGCCGATCAGACCAAGGCCGTGCATCCGCCGTTTGATGTTTCCGCCTTCATCGCACTCGCAACGACAAATCTCGACGCGCTCGGCATCATGCAGCGCATGCGGCAGGTGGCGACCAGCCTGCATGCCACGCTGCCGGGCGACTATGCCCGCAACATCGAAATCCTGACCGCTGCTGCCCCCGGCATCGGCAATGGCTTTGCATCCATTTCGCTGCCGGAATATGTGGCGCTTTATGGCCTCGGCGATTTCGATCTTTCCATGCAGGCGCTGCAATATTTCACCCGCTTCGGCTCCTCGGAATTCGCCATCCGCCATTTTTTGCAAAAGGATATCGCCCGTACCCTTGCCGTGATGGAAACATGGTCGCGGCACGAGAACGAGCATGTACGGCGTCTGGCAAGCGAAGGCTGCAGGCCGCGCCTGCCCTGGTCGTTCCAGCTCAAGCCGCTGATCGACGACCCGTCGCCGGTAACCGCAATCCTGGATACAATGAAAGCCGATGAAGCGCTTTACGTGCGCAAATCCGTTGCCAATCACCTGAACGACATCACCAAGGACAATCCCGCCTTCGTGCTGGCGCTGATCGACACATGGCCGAAAGACAATCCGCATACGCGCTGGATTACCCGGCAAGCCTTGCGTACGCTGATCAAGAAGGGCGATGCCGCCGCACTCTCCCATCTCGGCGCGCATGAGAAAGCGCAGATCGCGCTTGCAGCGTTTCAGGTCTCACCGGAAAAGATCGTTCTAGGCAATCCCGTGCGGATTTCGGCCTCCTTCACCTCCACGGCAAAGAGCCCGCAGAAACTGGTGATCGATTACGCCGTGCATTACGTCAAGAAGAGCGGCGACGCCTCGGCGAAGGTCTTCAAGTGGAAGGAGATCGAACTTCAGCCGGGCGAGACATGCACACTGTCAATCAGCCGCGCCATGCGCGACTTTACCACCCGCAAGCACTATGCCGGTGTCCACAAGGTCGATCTCATGGTCAATGGCAGGCTGGCAGCCGAGGCCTCTTTCGAGCTTCTGATCTAAGGCTGCCGAGGGTCACTCACGCCGCCGGGAAAATCTTTGCCCGGCGGATGATGATGGAGCCACGATCACCGGCAGCGACATCATTTTCCGGCGGCACGTCGAATTCCAGGAGATCACCGCCATCGGTGCTGGCGATCACCCGGCGCTCTCCCGCCCGGTCGAGAACGCGCGCCACCGAAGCCGGAATGCCCTCATGCAGGTCCTCCCATTCGAGATCGCCGGGACGGGCATAGATATCGACGGCGCCATCTCCCTGTCCATAGGAGAAGGGCAGTTCATTGTCGCCGACATAGACCTTGCCGCCACGCGCCACGCC
This window harbors:
- a CDS encoding NAD-dependent succinate-semialdehyde dehydrogenase, giving the protein MHTYPDIKLLIDGEWRDAVSGKTIAVSDPATDEIIGAIAHAEKEDLDLALAAADRGFKVWRDTSPFERSKIMRKAADILRERKDKIAYMMTREQGKPLAQSGTEIMGAADTIDWFAEEARRTYGQVIPARAAGVSQLAIKLPVGPVAAFTPWNFPINQIVRKLSAALATGCSIIVKAPEETPASPAELIRAFVDAGVPAGVIGLVYGVPSEISEYLIPHPIIRKISFTGSTPIGKHLAALAGKHMKRATMELGGHAPVMIFNDADIEKAIEVTSLSKFRNAGQVCVAPTRFLVQDGVADRFLEGFVEAAKAVKVGNGLEDGVIMGPLANERRIPALEGLISDAVSHGGELKTGGRRIGNKGNFFEPTVLANVPTSAKIMNDEPFGPVAIINRFSSFDDAVAEANRLPFGLASYAFTGSVKTAHALGHQVEAGMLTINHNGLALPEVPFGGIKDSGYGTEGGSEAVQAYLETRFISQMS
- a CDS encoding DNA alkylation repair protein — translated: MSDTAAPALKEIFNREKLRHIADQTKAVHPPFDVSAFIALATTNLDALGIMQRMRQVATSLHATLPGDYARNIEILTAAAPGIGNGFASISLPEYVALYGLGDFDLSMQALQYFTRFGSSEFAIRHFLQKDIARTLAVMETWSRHENEHVRRLASEGCRPRLPWSFQLKPLIDDPSPVTAILDTMKADEALYVRKSVANHLNDITKDNPAFVLALIDTWPKDNPHTRWITRQALRTLIKKGDAAALSHLGAHEKAQIALAAFQVSPEKIVLGNPVRISASFTSTAKSPQKLVIDYAVHYVKKSGDASAKVFKWKEIELQPGETCTLSISRAMRDFTTRKHYAGVHKVDLMVNGRLAAEASFELLI